One Solanum stenotomum isolate F172 unplaced genomic scaffold, ASM1918654v1 scaffold3345, whole genome shotgun sequence genomic window carries:
- the LOC125852299 gene encoding F-box protein SKIP5, translated as MEEQKRKWRRISKISTDFSLINRLDDGCLMHIFSFLSPIPDRYNTALVCHRWRFLACHPRLWLRVDRAVKDLSQPGVYPNIEMAVSAARPGDTILIAAGGSHHVSNIQIEKPLCLIGAGESPDDTTLICSRSSDSALEFMSTCKLANLTVRTELGCCLLHRSGKLTIDGCILQCESNPLDHLSYAIISTAGAAEVIPSALKTCSNGVSVLKTRIEGGAKAVLTSGTLSLQRVRVIYTRTSLFFWFEVEGSDKNTVQSASVELPIS; from the exons ATGGAGGAACAGAAGCGGAAATGGAGGCGAATCTCTAAGATTTCCACTGATTTTTCTCTTATCAACAGACTTGATGATGGCTGCCTCATGCATATCTTCAGTTTTCTCTCCCCAATTCCAG ATCGGTATAACACCGCCCTCGTTTGCCACAGATGGCGATTCTTGGCATGCCATCCTCGGCTTTGGTTGCGAGTAGACCGTGCTGTGAAGGATTTATCTCAGCCTGGAGTCTATCCGAACATTGAGATGGCCGTCTCTGCTGCAAG GCCTGGGGACACTATACTGATTGCTGCAGGAGGCAGCCATCATGTGTCAAATATTCAGATTGAAAAGCCACTTTGCTTG ATTGGCGCCGGTGAGAGTCCTGATGATACAACCCTTATTTGCTCCCGCAGCTCAGACAG TGCATTGGAGTTCATGTCCACATGTAAGCTGGCTAATTTGACTGTGAGGACAGAGCTTGGTTGCTGCTTGCTTCATAGAAGCGGGAAGCTCACAATTGATGGGTGCATTCTTCAGTGCGAGTCAAACCCTCTTGACCATCTCTCCTATGCAATTATCAGTACTGCTGGTGCGGCTGAGGTCATCCCATCAGCACTCAAGACTTGTAGTAATGGTGTTTCGGTTCTGAAAACTCGAATTGAAGGAGGTGCCAAAGCTGTCCTAACCAGTGGGACACTTTCATTGCAACGAGTACGAGTCATTTATACTCGTACATCACTCTTCTTCTGGTTTGAGGTAGAAGGCAGTGACAAAAATACTGTGCAATCTGCATCTGTTGAATTGCCAATTAGTTAG
- the LOC125852293 gene encoding B3 domain-containing protein At5g24050-like, producing the protein MVYTMLSVDDFSSMECTSSMTRMDYLLAVCEVFLLKSMYGEEDGLMNHHQEEKSILDFVISKRKRSMSKTRPRKVTEKFICNNNGCEKSIIKKAVENRGNSIMNRELDIEFKNLIICNGGSPESVKLVIEKTLFMTDVKPEEGRFSIPQKQMSNSFLEPEEDAHLNTRNGGKMCEMKVMLIEPSRRISEINLRKWFMNKDNGKVSLSYVLVTYWNEVVRRNNLECDTKVQLWAFRKGVDLCFALVKLQD; encoded by the coding sequence ATGGTTTACACAATGCTGAGTGTAGACGATTTTTCGAGCATGGAGTGTACGTCTAGCATGACTCGAATGGACTATTTGCTAGCTGTATGTGAAGTGTTCTTGTTAAAATCCATGTACGGTGAAGAAGACGGCTTAATGAATCATCatcaagaagaaaaatcaattctTGATTTCGTCATCTCAAAGAGGAAACGATCAATGTCAAAAACACGGCCAAGAAAAGTTACTGAAAAATTCATCTGCAATAATAATGGCTGCGaaaaatcaataatcaagaaaGCTGTGGAAAACAGAGGAAATTCAATAATGAACAGAGAATTGGATATTGAATTCAAGAATCTGATTATATGCAATGGGGGTTCACCTGAATCAGTTAAACTGGTTATCGAAAAAACACTATTCATGACTGATGTTAAACCAGAAGAAGGTAGGTTTTCAATTCCGCAAAAACAGATGAGTAATAGCTTTCTTGAACCAGAAGAAGACGCGCATTTAAACACGCGTAATGGGGGGAAAATGTGTGAGATGAAGGTGATGTTGATTGAGCCTTCACGTCGAATAAGTGAAATAAATCTGAGAAAATGGTTTATGAACAAAGATAATGGGAAAGTAAGTTTGAGCTATGTGTTGGTGACATACTGGAATGAAGTTGTAAGAAGGAATAATTTGGAATGTGATACTAAGGTGCAATTATGGGCATTTAGAAAGGGTGTTGATTTGTGTTTTGCATTGGTTAAACTTCAAGATTGA